TAAATGCCATTTAGTGTGAGTTTGATAAAAAGGTTAGAGGCAGTAGAACCTCCTTTAAGAGAAGTTTTGATTGCCCTTTTAGAAGAAGTAGAAAGGCAAAGGGAAGATTCCATAACAAGAAAGGAATTTTTGGAATTTGCAAAAAAAACAGAAGAGAATTTTCAAAGGGTATGGGAAGCAATAGAGAGGCTAACAAAGGCTCAAGAAGAATCAGAAAGAAGGATTGGCAGACTTGAAGTAGCGGTTCAAGAACTTGTAGAAGCACAGAAAGCATCAGAAAAAAGAATTAGTAAGCTTGAAGTAGCAGTTGAAAAGCTCACAGAAGCGCAGAAGAAAACAGAAATAAGGCTAAACGAACTTGCAGAAGCACAGAAGAAGACAGAAATAAGACTTAATGAACTAGCAGAAGCACAGAAAAGGACAGAAACAAGACTAAATGAGTTAGCAGAGGCACAGAAAAAGACAGAGATAAGGCTAAATGAGCTTGCAGAAGCACAGAAGAAAACAGAAATAAGAGTAAATGAACTAGCAGAAGCGCAGAAAAGGACAGAGGAGGAGCTTAGGAAACTTATAGGTGAACATAAAAAGACAAGGGAAGAGCTTGGAGGGCTATCTCATACAGTTGGATATATCCTTGAGGATAGAGCTTACATTGGTCTTCCAGAGCTAATTAAAAGAGATTTTGGTATAGAGATAGAAGAAATAAAAAGAGACTTTATAGAAATTTCCCCAAATCGTTATGAAGAGATAAATCTTTTGGGCAAAGG
The Candidatus Desulfofervidus auxilii genome window above contains:
- a CDS encoding chordopoxvirus fusion protein produces the protein MPFSVSLIKRLEAVEPPLREVLIALLEEVERQREDSITRKEFLEFAKKTEENFQRVWEAIERLTKAQEESERRIGRLEVAVQELVEAQKASEKRISKLEVAVEKLTEAQKKTEIRLNELAEAQKKTEIRLNELAEAQKRTETRLNELAEAQKKTEIRLNELAEAQKKTEIRVNELAEAQKRTEEELRKLIGEHKKTREELGGLSHTVGYILEDRAYIGLPELIKRDFGIEIEEIKRDFIEISPNRYEEINLLGKGKKNGTSIWILGECKTQLKKRDIDLFLKKLSRIEHLFPGEKLLIVVTYQASPQVRQYIEKKGLKLYLSYQLKVLM